A genome region from Vulpes lagopus strain Blue_001 chromosome 7, ASM1834538v1, whole genome shotgun sequence includes the following:
- the LOC121495251 gene encoding uncharacterized protein LOC121495251: MKEKRKRKHLESTGSPQTVKRSKASTNLQEVLQQEQSAVASTSGQTAKYSSSSSECFCTSSQEKLTGAGISKSSKWVPPPGHFLEDNTLVPEAKAKSSESEYFSCYSSLLHLFSAGFSKSSKWVPPPGHFLEDNTLVPEAKAESSESEYFSCYSSLSHLSSAGISKSSKWDPPPGHFLGDNTLVPEAKAESSESEYFSCYSSLSHLSSAGISKSSKWVPPPGHFLEDNTLVPEAKAESSESEYFSCYSSLSHLFSAEILKKQKDTTQPGESTSQEENNAVVSSDLPCASDNKNTEGLNTDEDIVLPGPSGLAQGHSQRAEVSDSEYISCMASADKPFDREFSKNQENVPQPESVVSSGSEIAGAKTSSSEYVCISPSGSHQKHQDVSHPGQSEQHETSSPFPYVSFPFHLVSSTKPSEPSVRPQKERLMKIYYMHVQMKRGVAVLSDPEEEQEPPSKKARLEEMAFPEKVHTDVTPSHVCTKELLTGSESSWNSEAQEEKEEADSPAETPAVEECPRAKTPEWLVALDSGFRCMGCCRVFPSLEALQEHVQHGVTEGFSCHKFHLALAWLKSKKNRAKKRRGENTRKRTHRGQKEHHSGMNMSSCK, translated from the exons atgaaggagaaaaggaaaaggaaacatctAGAAAGTACAGGTTCCCCCCAAACTGTCAAGAGGTCAAAAG CAAGTACTAACTTACAAGAAGTTCTACAGCAAGAACAAAGCGCAGTGGCCTCAACTTCAGGCCAGACAGCAAAgtactcttcttcctcttcagaaTGCTTCTGCACCTCCTCCCAAGAAAAGCTCACTGGTGCTG GAATCTCAAAATCAAGCAAATGGGTTCCACCACCTGGCCACTTTTTGGAAGACAATACTCTGGTCCCTGAGGCAAAAGCTAAATCCTCTGAATCAGAATACTTCTCCTGCTATTCCTCCTTGCTTCATCTGTTTTCTGCTg GATTCTCAAAATCAAGCAAATGGGTTCCACCACCTGGCCACTTTTTGGAAGACAATACTCTGGTCCCTGAGGCAAAAGCTGAATCCTCTGAATCAGAATACTTCTCCTGCTATTCCTCCTTGAGTCATCTGTCTTCTGCTG gAATCTCAAAATCAAGCAAATGGGACCCACCACCTGGCCACTTTTTGGGAGACAATACTCTGGTCCCTGAGGCAAAAGCTGAATCCTCTGAATCAGAATACTTCTCCTGCTATTCCTCCTTGAGTCATCTGTCTTCTGCTG GAATCTCAAAATCAAGCAAATGGGTTCCACCACCTGGCCACTTTTTGGAAGACAATACTCTGGTCCCTGAAGCAAAAGCTGAATCCTCTGAATCAGAATACTTCTCCTGCTATTCCTCCTTGAGTCATCTGTTTTCTGCTG AAATCTTAAAGAAGCAAAAGGATACTACACAGCCTGGTGAGAGTACCTCACAGGAAGAAAACAACGCCGTCGTCTCAAGTGACCTCCCCTGTGCCTCTGACAATAAGAATACTG AAGGCTTAAACACAGATGAAGACATTGTACTTCCTGGACCCTCTGGGTTGGcccaaggccacagccagagggCAGAAGTTTCAGACTCAGAATATATTTCCTGTATGGCTTCAGCAGACAAGCCCTTTGACAGAG AATTCTCGAAGAACCAAGAGAATGTGCCTCAGCCTGAGTCTGTGGTCTCTTCTGGCAGTGAGATTGCAGGAGCAAAGACTTCTTCCTCAGAATACGTCTGCATCTCCCCTTCTG GAAGCCATCAAAAACACCAAGATGTTTCTCATCCTGGACAATCTGAGCAACATGAGACTTCTTCGCCCTTTCCATATGTCTCATTTCCATTCCATCTGGTCAGTAGTACTAAGCCCTCTGAGCCCTCAGTACGGCCACAGAAGGAAAGGCTCATGAAAATTTACTACATGCATGTCCAAATGAAAAGGGGGGTGGCTGTCTTAAGTGATccagaggaagagcaggagcCTCCCTCAAAGAAGGCAAGACTAGAAGAAATGGCCTTTCCTGAAAAGGTCCATACAGACGTCACCCCGTCTCATGTGTGTACGAAGGAACTCCTAACTGGCAGTGAGTCCAGCTGGAACAGTGAAGctcaagaggaaaaggaggaggctGACAGCCCAGCAGAGACTCCAGCTGTGGAGGAATGTCCCAGGGCCAAGACCCCCGAATGGCTTGTGGCCCTGGATAGTGGCTTCCGGTGCATGGGCTGCTGCCGGGTCTTCCCCAGCTTAGAAGCCCTACAGGAGCACGTCCAGCATGGGGTCACTGAGGGCTTTAGCTGCCATAAGTTCCATCTGGCCTTAGCTTGGCTGAAGAGCAAGAAGAACAGGGCAAAGAAGAGAAGGGGGGAGAATACCAGGAAGAGAACACACCGAGGCCAGAAAGAACATCATTCTGGCATGAACATGTCTTCATGCAAATAA